In the Nitratiruptor sp. YY09-18 genome, TTTTTTTCATGCAGGTTTTAGCAACTTTGAGCTTTTTGATTTCACTTCTTTTCCTTCCGGCCTTTTATGCTGCAGTACTCTTTGTAGCTATCGGGTTTGCTTTGACTCTGCGTAAATTTTATGGAATATATAGAGTTTGCCAGCTACCAAAGAGAGATCAATACTGGATTATTGTGGCTCTGGGAGTTGGAGCAATGAGCAATATTCTCTTTTTGCTGTCGCAAATACCCTGTAGATGCAATAGCACAGCTTTTTACACTACAGCTATTAACTTTGGAGTCTATCTCTATATGATTTTTCTTGCTTTTGTTGTAGCTTTGCGAATGGTGCCCTTTTTTAGTCATGTAATGCAATGGAAGAGAAATCCCTATCTTCATCTTGAGATTTTTGTGCTTTTTTTGCTCCACTCTTTTTTGCAGGGGCTTTTTCCAGCGGGAGTATTTATAGTAGATTTCATAGCTGGAGTTTTAATAGCATGGGAACTTAAAAAAATTGCTTTACCATTTCCAAATAGTGAACCATTGCTTTGGATTTTGCATATTGCTCTATTTTGGCTTGCTGGTGGACTGATTGTAGGAAGTATAGTGGAAGCTTTTGAGTATATATATGGTTTTTATAGTTTTGCATTGCCGCTGCATTTTTTG is a window encoding:
- a CDS encoding NnrS family protein; translated protein: MQFSAAKPSKLGYFFSQPHQPFFLLGMIDAVIFMLLFLLSYRGVIAVDAKFLHSYSMIFLVFTNFFYGFLYTTFPRFSGTAPIEQRFYIVVFFMQVLATLSFLISLLFLPAFYAAVLFVAIGFALTLRKFYGIYRVCQLPKRDQYWIIVALGVGAMSNILFLLSQIPCRCNSTAFYTTAINFGVYLYMIFLAFVVALRMVPFFSHVMQWKRNPYLHLEIFVLFLLHSFLQGLFPAGVFIVDFIAGVLIAWELKKIALPFPNSEPLLWILHIALFWLAGGLIVGSIVEAFEYIYGFYSFALPLHFLVLGFLMTILIGFGTRVTLGHSGNLLRVDKGTVWIFYFTQIVVLGRILFSLFASGGKIYPFFDISATLFIALFVWWSAKYFKILAFGEKLGRVE